One Methylophaga marina DNA window includes the following coding sequences:
- a CDS encoding AmpG family muropeptide MFS transporter, which produces MHPRVLTMLVFGIMAGLPLLLIFSTLSLWLGEVGIAKSEITYFSWAALGYSFKFVWAPLVDVMPLPILTRLLGRRRAWLLLSQCMVMGSIIFMAMVDPAQDSLVWMGVAAVCLGFSSATQDIVTDAYRIESANAELQAMMSASYIAGYRIGMLVAGGGALFLASYFGTSMDHYNYGAWQITYWSMASLFLFGIVTTLIIDEPKQQQESALINRRHHVRFFITFLLAVSAFICSFSLTADLTEQAKQKLGMLLSNPQLVSVIIELIRLVFAGFAAALVAMLMTQIKFIDKQSVTHSYVAPIQDFFTRYGWSLAWLLLALVGLYRISDIVLGVVANPLYQSLGFTKTEIATVVKTFGVFMTIFGAFYGGILVLRYGVMPILMLGAVLSAITNLLFMLLVQSGHDITMLYVVITADNLSGGLANAAFIAFLSSLTNISFTAVQYAIFSSLMTLIPKVLGGYSGSMVESIGFENFFLMTALMGLPVLLLIMLAGKRFNLTTPQ; this is translated from the coding sequence ATGCACCCACGGGTGCTCACAATGCTTGTGTTTGGCATCATGGCAGGTCTGCCGTTATTACTGATTTTTTCCACATTAAGCCTATGGCTTGGCGAAGTCGGTATCGCAAAAAGTGAAATCACTTATTTCAGTTGGGCAGCCCTGGGTTACTCATTCAAATTCGTCTGGGCACCGCTGGTGGATGTGATGCCCTTACCGATATTAACCCGTCTGCTCGGCCGTCGTCGTGCCTGGCTATTATTATCCCAATGCATGGTGATGGGCTCCATTATTTTTATGGCAATGGTGGATCCAGCCCAAGATTCTTTGGTTTGGATGGGCGTAGCAGCCGTGTGTCTGGGCTTTTCCTCGGCTACCCAGGATATTGTGACTGATGCCTACCGTATTGAATCTGCCAATGCTGAACTGCAAGCGATGATGTCGGCCAGTTACATTGCTGGTTATCGAATTGGCATGTTAGTGGCGGGTGGTGGCGCCTTATTCCTGGCCAGTTATTTTGGCACCAGCATGGACCATTATAATTATGGAGCCTGGCAAATAACCTACTGGAGCATGGCCAGTTTATTTTTGTTTGGCATTGTGACCACCTTGATCATTGATGAGCCCAAGCAACAACAGGAATCAGCTTTAATCAACCGTCGTCATCATGTGCGATTTTTTATAACCTTTTTGCTGGCGGTGAGCGCCTTTATCTGTAGCTTTTCACTGACAGCAGACTTAACGGAGCAGGCGAAACAAAAGCTGGGTATGTTGCTCAGTAACCCTCAGTTGGTGTCAGTGATTATCGAATTGATCCGGCTGGTATTTGCCGGTTTTGCTGCAGCCTTGGTGGCGATGCTGATGACACAAATAAAGTTTATCGATAAACAAAGTGTGACTCACAGTTATGTTGCACCTATTCAGGACTTCTTTACCCGTTATGGCTGGTCTTTAGCTTGGTTATTATTGGCTCTAGTGGGCTTGTATCGGATTTCAGATATTGTGCTTGGGGTGGTGGCAAATCCACTTTATCAAAGCCTGGGGTTTACCAAAACTGAAATCGCCACTGTCGTGAAAACCTTTGGCGTGTTTATGACCATCTTCGGTGCTTTCTACGGTGGTATATTGGTTTTGCGTTATGGCGTGATGCCGATATTGATGCTGGGCGCGGTGTTATCTGCTATTACCAATCTGCTATTTATGCTGCTGGTGCAAAGCGGTCACGATATCACCATGCTCTATGTGGTGATTACCGCTGATAATTTATCGGGTGGCCTGGCGAATGCCGCCTTTATTGCTTTTTTATCCAGTTTGACCAATATCTCTTTTACCGCTGTACAGTATGCGATTTTTAGCTCATTGATGACCTTAATACCCAAAGTGTTGGGCGGTTATTCAGGCTCTATGGTGGAATCCATCGGTTTTGAAAACTTTTTCTTGATGACGGCCCTGATGGGGCTACCGGTCTTATTGCTGATTATGCTTGCTGGCAAACGCTTTAATCTCACTACTCCCCAATGA
- the dinB gene encoding DNA polymerase IV — protein MAKQRKIIHVDMDAFFASVEQRDYPEYKGKPLIVGGQPNSRGVVAACSYEARKYGIHSAMPCSRAYRLCPHALFVPPRFDAYREVSNQIRDIFWRYASEVEPLSLDEAYLDVTYTEAFNGSATLIAQAIKREILQETRLTASAGVSYNKFLAKIASDMDKPNGLYVIRPEQGEVFVADLPVGKFHGVGPATETKMHNLGIHTGKDLREKSLSELTERFGKAGQYYYNIARAIDDRPVRSQRIRKSLGKETTFAEDIHSIPELTAKLLDLAERVFESLDKQHLKARTVTVKVKYADFQQVTRAHSAEHIIKLTDLKKIIPLLLEKTEAGHKPVRLVGLSMSGFDLPSTETVQPQLDFELHDQF, from the coding sequence ATGGCTAAGCAACGCAAAATAATTCACGTTGATATGGATGCTTTTTTTGCTTCGGTAGAACAGCGTGATTACCCGGAATACAAAGGCAAACCATTGATTGTCGGTGGCCAGCCTAACAGCCGTGGCGTGGTCGCAGCCTGTAGTTATGAAGCCAGAAAATATGGCATTCACTCGGCTATGCCCTGTTCGCGCGCCTATCGCTTATGCCCCCATGCGCTGTTTGTGCCGCCGCGCTTTGATGCCTATCGTGAAGTTTCCAACCAAATCCGTGATATTTTCTGGCGCTATGCCAGTGAAGTTGAGCCTTTATCTCTCGATGAAGCCTATTTGGATGTCACCTACACCGAGGCCTTTAATGGCTCAGCGACATTGATTGCCCAGGCCATTAAACGTGAGATTTTGCAGGAAACTAGACTCACAGCCTCTGCTGGTGTTTCCTACAATAAATTCCTCGCAAAAATTGCCTCAGATATGGATAAACCCAACGGGCTCTATGTCATCAGACCTGAGCAAGGCGAAGTCTTTGTCGCCGATCTTCCTGTCGGTAAATTTCATGGCGTTGGCCCTGCCACAGAAACCAAAATGCATAATCTCGGCATTCATACCGGCAAGGACCTGCGTGAGAAATCATTAAGCGAACTGACTGAGCGTTTCGGCAAGGCGGGTCAGTATTACTACAACATCGCCCGAGCTATCGACGACCGCCCGGTTCGTAGCCAACGTATCCGTAAATCACTCGGTAAAGAAACTACCTTTGCAGAAGATATTCACTCGATTCCTGAGTTAACCGCCAAACTGCTCGATTTGGCTGAACGCGTGTTTGAGAGTTTGGATAAACAACACCTGAAAGCACGTACCGTCACCGTTAAAGTGAAATATGCTGACTTTCAACAAGTCACCCGGGCACACAGCGCCGAGCACATCATTAAACTGACTGACTTAAAAAAGATTATTCCGTTGTTGCTGGAGAAAACAGAGGCGGGTCATAAACCAGTAAGACTGGTCGGATTAAGTATGAGTGGGTTTGATTTGCCTTCTACAGAAACTGTTCAACCACAGCTGGACTTTGAACTGCATGATCAGTTTTAA
- a CDS encoding cupin domain-containing protein produces MNNITVDSNPSEAQLKQMGVEHWPTWEKEVSVFPWSFVTTEVAYIVEGECVMTPNDGGPATTFKAGDLVVFPNGYKGTWEVKKALKKRFKHRDGNFVKCAFSRYKILKNRIKSAF; encoded by the coding sequence ATGAACAACATTACCGTGGACAGCAATCCCAGCGAAGCACAATTAAAACAGATGGGCGTCGAGCATTGGCCCACTTGGGAAAAAGAAGTCTCTGTATTCCCTTGGTCATTTGTCACCACTGAAGTGGCATACATTGTGGAAGGTGAGTGTGTAATGACGCCCAATGATGGTGGGCCTGCAACCACATTTAAAGCCGGGGATTTAGTGGTTTTCCCCAATGGTTATAAAGGCACATGGGAAGTGAAAAAAGCACTAAAGAAACGTTTTAAACATAGAGATGGCAACTTTGTGAAATGTGCGTTTAGCCGTTATAAAATCCTGAAAAATCGTATTAAATCGGCTTTTTAG
- the recQ gene encoding DNA helicase RecQ yields the protein MYTEGQPALDVLQNIFGYDSFRHNQQDIVDHLIHGGDALVLMPTGGGKSLCYQIPALIRKGTGIVVSPLIALMQDQVVALNELGVKAAFLNSSLSANEARTVEQELEAGLIDVLYIAPERLLNERTLSLLSRVSIALFAIDEAHCVSQWGHDFRPEYQQLRLLHELFPNVPRVALTATADKRTRQEIIEQLNLQQANVYLNSFDRPNIFYAITEATQAKQQLWQFIEEHHANDAGIVYCLSRKKVEAIAEWLQEQGRVALPYHAGLSNDLRAKHQQRFLREEGVIIVATIAFGMGIDKPDVRFVAHLNLPKNIEAYYQETGRAGRDGLPANAWMAYGLQDVITLRQFMQDSNAPDMIKRVEQHKLDAMLGLCELITCRRQAILAYFDEEAPEKCGQCDNCQTPPESFDATEIAQKALSCVYRTEQRFGVNYLIDVLLGSDDDRIKHNQHDKLSTYGIGTELNATQWRGIFRQLIATGYLDIDIQRYGALRLTEKCRPVLRGEQTLKLRKQSPKKSTAKASKRQTAVRPQDERLWEALRQLRSDIAKQHGVPPYVIFHDATLLEMCRYRPADMAAMQRISGVGEQKLNHYGHAFLELIQQHPLSELLNNGLSDTINDTLLLLEKGHGIDNIAKQRNLKLSTVYSHLAEGINAGLLDVKDVLDLEDAELNTIVLTIESLGDESQSLKAIYQALDEAYDYGVIRCVLASMY from the coding sequence ATGTATACTGAAGGACAACCCGCACTGGACGTGCTACAGAACATCTTTGGCTACGATTCCTTTCGACATAATCAACAGGATATCGTTGATCACCTTATCCATGGTGGTGATGCTCTGGTATTAATGCCAACCGGCGGTGGTAAATCGCTTTGTTATCAGATTCCGGCACTTATCAGAAAAGGCACTGGCATTGTGGTGTCACCGTTAATTGCCCTGATGCAGGATCAGGTGGTGGCGTTAAACGAATTAGGTGTAAAAGCCGCTTTTCTGAACTCCAGTCTTTCAGCAAATGAAGCCCGTACAGTCGAGCAAGAACTTGAAGCTGGACTGATTGATGTGCTGTATATCGCCCCAGAGCGTTTATTAAACGAACGCACACTATCTTTGTTGAGTCGTGTCAGTATTGCTTTGTTTGCGATAGACGAAGCGCATTGTGTGTCGCAATGGGGACATGACTTTCGCCCTGAATACCAACAGCTTCGTTTGCTTCATGAGCTATTTCCTAATGTGCCGCGTGTCGCCCTCACAGCTACAGCCGATAAACGTACGCGTCAGGAAATCATTGAACAGCTCAATCTGCAGCAAGCCAATGTTTATCTGAATAGTTTTGACAGGCCCAATATTTTTTATGCGATTACTGAAGCGACTCAAGCCAAACAACAGCTTTGGCAGTTTATCGAGGAACATCACGCCAACGATGCCGGTATTGTTTATTGCCTGTCTCGCAAAAAAGTAGAAGCCATTGCCGAGTGGCTTCAGGAACAAGGTCGGGTTGCCCTGCCTTATCATGCCGGCCTATCTAATGACCTCAGGGCTAAACATCAACAGCGCTTTTTACGCGAAGAAGGTGTGATCATTGTCGCCACCATCGCCTTTGGTATGGGTATTGATAAACCCGATGTGCGATTTGTCGCTCACCTGAATTTGCCGAAAAATATTGAAGCTTATTATCAGGAAACCGGCCGCGCGGGTCGCGATGGTTTACCGGCCAATGCCTGGATGGCCTATGGCCTGCAGGATGTCATTACCCTGCGGCAGTTTATGCAAGACTCTAATGCGCCCGATATGATCAAGCGGGTTGAACAGCATAAATTAGATGCCATGCTCGGTTTATGTGAACTCATCACTTGCCGTCGTCAGGCCATACTGGCCTATTTTGATGAAGAAGCCCCTGAAAAATGCGGCCAATGCGATAACTGCCAAACGCCGCCAGAAAGCTTTGATGCGACAGAAATAGCACAGAAAGCCCTATCCTGCGTTTACCGCACTGAGCAGCGTTTTGGGGTGAATTATTTAATCGATGTGTTACTGGGTAGTGACGATGATCGTATCAAACATAATCAGCATGATAAGTTGAGCACTTATGGCATCGGCACTGAACTGAATGCGACGCAATGGCGAGGCATTTTCCGGCAGTTAATTGCCACAGGTTATCTCGATATTGATATTCAACGTTATGGCGCATTACGACTGACAGAAAAATGTCGGCCCGTATTACGCGGCGAGCAAACATTAAAATTAAGAAAACAGTCTCCAAAAAAATCTACGGCTAAAGCCAGTAAAAGACAAACCGCTGTTCGCCCACAAGACGAGCGTCTATGGGAAGCCTTGCGTCAATTACGTTCTGATATAGCCAAACAGCATGGTGTGCCACCTTATGTTATTTTTCATGATGCGACATTATTGGAAATGTGTCGTTACCGGCCTGCAGATATGGCGGCAATGCAACGGATTTCCGGAGTGGGCGAGCAGAAACTCAATCATTATGGTCATGCGTTTTTAGAGCTGATTCAACAGCATCCCTTATCAGAATTACTTAATAACGGCTTGAGTGACACCATTAATGACACGCTGTTATTACTTGAAAAGGGACATGGCATAGATAACATTGCTAAACAGCGCAATTTGAAACTCAGCACGGTATACAGCCATCTAGCTGAAGGCATCAACGCCGGCTTGCTGGATGTGAAAGACGTATTAGATCTGGAAGATGCCGAGCTCAACACAATTGTGCTCACCATTGAATCTTTAGGCGATGAGTCGCAGAGCCTCAAAGCGATTTATCAGGCGCTGGATGAAGCTTATGATTATGGTGTAATTCGTTGCGTGCTTGCCTCAATGTATTAG
- a CDS encoding DUF6435 family protein, with amino-acid sequence MWSLFKSDPEKKLKKQLAQKREQALTAQRNGDIRLFASLTQESEAILKQLQQVQSDKA; translated from the coding sequence ATGTGGTCATTATTTAAGTCCGATCCAGAGAAAAAGTTAAAAAAGCAACTAGCGCAAAAGCGTGAACAGGCATTAACTGCTCAGCGTAACGGTGATATACGACTGTTTGCCTCGCTGACACAGGAATCTGAGGCAATATTGAAGCAGTTACAACAAGTGCAGTCTGATAAAGCCTGA
- the rpsT gene encoding 30S ribosomal protein S20: MANSAQARKRARQAEVHRQRNASQRSAMRTTIKALRKAIAAGDKEQAVAAFKVAAPALDRMAGKGIIHKNTAARGKSRLNNAVRAM, from the coding sequence TTGGCAAATTCGGCACAAGCAAGAAAACGCGCGCGTCAAGCAGAAGTACACCGTCAGCGTAACGCCAGCCAACGTTCAGCGATGCGTACAACGATTAAAGCACTGAGAAAAGCAATCGCAGCTGGTGATAAAGAACAAGCTGTTGCTGCTTTCAAAGTTGCAGCGCCTGCATTAGATCGTATGGCGGGTAAAGGCATTATTCACAAGAATACTGCTGCTCGTGGTAAAAGCCGCTTGAACAACGCTGTTCGCGCAATGTAA
- the proB gene encoding glutamate 5-kinase gives MTEPHQQLLNTKRWVIKIGSALLTRIGEGLDTDRIRWLSAEIAELRRQGKEVVLVTSGSVAAGMQKLGWKRRPHEIHRLQAAASVGQMELVNAYATECGKHGIHTAQILLTHSDLSDRGRHLNARSALQTLLELDILPVVNENDTIATEEIRFGDNDTLAAMTANLVEADVLVILTDQDGLFDSDPRTNPNARMIAASAASNAALDQMAGDSKGELGRGGMTTKLLAARRAARSGAYTVILSGKHPDNLRHLAAGNGVGTLLWPDNKPITARQQWLVGHLIAKGQLVLDDGAVAVLREQGRSLLPVGVTHVEGQFTRGELVICRDVNGKEIARGLANYNADEARLIKGKPSTEIESILGYVGEPELIHRDNLVLTS, from the coding sequence GTGACAGAGCCGCATCAGCAATTATTGAACACTAAGCGCTGGGTTATCAAAATTGGCAGTGCTTTATTGACCCGTATTGGTGAAGGTTTGGATACGGATCGTATCCGTTGGTTAAGCGCGGAAATAGCCGAATTGCGTCGCCAAGGTAAAGAAGTCGTGCTAGTCACATCTGGCTCTGTGGCTGCAGGCATGCAGAAGTTGGGCTGGAAAAGACGTCCACATGAAATTCATCGTCTGCAAGCGGCTGCCAGTGTTGGTCAGATGGAGTTGGTCAACGCCTATGCCACAGAATGTGGCAAGCACGGTATCCATACGGCCCAAATCTTACTGACTCACTCTGACTTATCAGATCGTGGTCGCCATCTTAATGCACGAAGTGCACTGCAAACGCTGCTCGAACTCGATATTCTGCCCGTGGTGAATGAGAACGATACCATTGCCACAGAAGAAATCCGCTTCGGAGATAACGATACCTTAGCTGCTATGACGGCCAATCTTGTTGAAGCCGATGTATTAGTTATTTTGACAGATCAAGATGGCTTGTTTGATTCTGACCCCCGCACAAATCCGAATGCTCGCATGATTGCCGCATCAGCTGCCAGCAATGCGGCACTTGATCAAATGGCCGGTGATAGCAAAGGTGAGCTTGGTCGCGGTGGTATGACCACTAAACTATTAGCTGCACGTCGTGCAGCACGTTCAGGTGCTTACACCGTTATCTTATCCGGTAAACATCCTGACAATCTTCGCCATCTGGCCGCGGGAAACGGCGTAGGCACATTACTGTGGCCTGACAATAAACCGATTACAGCGCGCCAACAGTGGTTGGTGGGACACTTAATTGCTAAAGGGCAATTGGTACTCGATGATGGTGCTGTGGCTGTGTTAAGAGAGCAGGGAAGAAGCTTGTTACCGGTTGGCGTAACCCATGTGGAAGGCCAGTTTACCCGCGGTGAACTGGTGATTTGTCGTGATGTGAATGGTAAAGAAATCGCCAGAGGCTTAGCCAATTATAATGCTGACGAAGCGCGTCTGATTAAAGGCAAACCCAGCACTGAAATTGAATCTATTCTGGGCTATGTTGGCGAACCAGAATTAATTCACCGTGATAATCTGGTATTAACCAGCTAA